One Coraliomargarita parva DNA segment encodes these proteins:
- a CDS encoding DNA translocase FtsK, translating into MSLDSLKKKNSLGRMKAGLKRFLNTVEETLGATQDEDEEYDEEVVVEDLAEEEDFEESLPDAFVEDARREEEALALEQEQLAEWRAQLEKMLQNREERVAYFKQYEDESQQRYHRMLSSARAQLNGVAVEADESAVAFEEDLNAPAEIVEPEPEPVDNPDIELYQRPSITLLNPVDRSKAVLMTPEALEAQKNALQETLDSFAVDAYVYDAVVGPRVTQFRVQPGMGVRVEAIAALQKNIALAMANTNIRIQAPIPGEPFVGIEVGNTNSVPVLIRAMLESRAWHETEHEIPLIMGMDIQGKIIVADLAKAPHLLIAGATGSGKSVCMSTLILSLLYKFRPDELELVLIDPKRVEFGLFKEIPHLIHSVVTEPKPAVSVLKWVVAEMERRYQVLADKQVRNIAGYNKKAEAEGFKKMPFQVVIIDELADLMMTSKGEAEAALARIAQLSRAVGIHTIIATQRPSVNVITGIIKANYPTRIAFQVSSQIDSRTILDCKGAESLLGAGDFLFNPPGIARLMRIQSPFVQDQEIIDVVEFVAGQRKAEHRVNLNGVDAMEGDRSGTQINLGDFEGDDDEMLLRKALVIVAETQKASTSFLQRRLRIGYNRAALLIEELEDRMHIGPQNGSTPREVFITPEEIEWAR; encoded by the coding sequence ATGTCACTCGATTCATTGAAGAAGAAGAACTCCCTCGGCCGTATGAAGGCCGGACTCAAGCGTTTTCTGAATACGGTTGAGGAGACTTTGGGGGCGACTCAGGACGAGGATGAAGAGTATGATGAGGAGGTGGTAGTCGAAGACCTCGCAGAAGAAGAGGATTTCGAGGAGAGCCTGCCCGACGCCTTTGTGGAGGATGCGCGTCGGGAAGAGGAAGCCCTCGCTCTGGAGCAGGAGCAACTCGCTGAATGGAGGGCGCAGCTTGAGAAAATGCTCCAGAACCGCGAAGAGCGCGTTGCCTACTTCAAGCAATACGAGGACGAGAGCCAGCAACGCTACCATCGCATGCTCAGCAGCGCCCGCGCGCAACTCAACGGTGTTGCTGTTGAAGCTGATGAAAGCGCTGTTGCCTTTGAAGAAGACCTCAATGCGCCGGCCGAGATCGTCGAACCGGAGCCGGAACCGGTCGATAACCCGGACATCGAGCTTTACCAGCGTCCGTCGATCACGCTTTTGAATCCGGTCGACCGTTCAAAGGCGGTCCTCATGACTCCGGAGGCGCTTGAAGCGCAGAAGAACGCGCTCCAGGAGACGCTCGATAGCTTTGCTGTCGATGCCTACGTGTATGATGCGGTTGTCGGGCCGCGGGTGACGCAGTTCCGCGTGCAGCCAGGCATGGGGGTGCGGGTCGAAGCGATTGCCGCGCTTCAGAAGAACATCGCGTTGGCCATGGCCAACACGAACATCCGCATTCAGGCGCCGATCCCGGGTGAACCATTCGTCGGTATCGAAGTGGGCAATACGAATTCCGTCCCGGTCCTGATCCGGGCCATGCTGGAATCCCGCGCCTGGCATGAGACCGAGCACGAGATCCCGCTCATTATGGGCATGGACATCCAAGGTAAGATCATCGTTGCCGATCTCGCCAAGGCCCCACACCTGTTGATCGCCGGTGCGACGGGCAGCGGCAAGTCGGTCTGTATGAGCACCTTGATCCTGAGCCTGCTCTACAAATTCCGTCCGGATGAACTCGAGCTGGTGTTGATCGATCCGAAGCGGGTCGAATTCGGCCTCTTCAAGGAGATTCCGCACTTGATCCACTCCGTCGTGACCGAGCCCAAGCCGGCGGTCAGTGTGTTGAAATGGGTGGTGGCCGAAATGGAGCGGCGCTATCAGGTGCTGGCTGACAAGCAGGTCCGGAACATCGCGGGGTACAACAAGAAGGCCGAAGCGGAAGGCTTTAAGAAAATGCCTTTCCAAGTCGTGATCATCGATGAGTTGGCTGACCTCATGATGACCTCCAAGGGCGAGGCGGAAGCGGCTTTGGCCCGGATCGCCCAGCTTTCCAGGGCGGTTGGTATTCATACCATTATCGCGACGCAGCGTCCGAGTGTGAATGTGATCACCGGAATCATTAAGGCCAATTATCCGACTCGGATCGCATTCCAAGTTTCGTCGCAGATTGACTCCCGGACCATTTTGGACTGCAAGGGTGCGGAGAGCCTGCTCGGGGCCGGCGACTTCCTGTTCAATCCTCCGGGAATTGCGCGTCTTATGCGTATTCAGAGCCCGTTTGTGCAGGACCAGGAAATTATCGATGTGGTCGAATTTGTGGCCGGTCAGCGTAAGGCTGAGCACCGTGTCAACCTGAACGGTGTCGATGCAATGGAGGGTGACCGAAGCGGCACACAGATCAATCTCGGCGACTTCGAAGGAGACGATGATGAAATGCTGCTCCGGAAAGCACTCGTGATTGTCGCTGAAACACAAAAGGCCAGCACGAGCTTCCTGCAGCGTCGCCTGCGGATCGGCTACAATCGGGCGGCTCTGCTCATCGAGGAACTTGAGGATCGTATGCACATCGGGCCGCAAAACGGCTCCACCCCACGTGAAGTCTTCATTACACCGGAGGAGATTGAATGGGCCAGATAA
- the recQ gene encoding DNA helicase RecQ: MVPQTQLLQSLKAVFGYDVFRPLQSEIIESSLDGQDVLAILPTGGGKSLCYQLPALQREGLTLVVSPLIALMKDQVDQLQASGVAATFLNSSVRAGEARARLEGLERGEYKLLYLAPERLFLPDFMEKVKRWKVAALAIDEAHCISEWGHDFRPEYRQLATIREHLPEIPVIALTATATDRVQKDIMEQLHLKEPARYVASFNRPNLTYRVLPKQRPRRQVLDYVSRNRNVSGIVYCQSRKAVEDYAAALQEAGHKALPYHAGLSQADRAYNQEAFIRDDVQVICATIAFGMGINKPNVRYVLHADLPKNIESYYQETGRAGRDGLPSECLLLFSAGDIVKYQHFIDQMEDEQAARIARQQLRQMADFAEFANCRRSALLRYFGERSAEANCGSCDNCLDDSEEADVTIECQKLLSCIFRINKAGYPMGLNHAVDVLRGSENAKVLDKGHDKLTTHGIGMEHPADYWRVLGKQLIQAGYLSLSDDGYQTVELTTQALKALKERTAIRMKRIETAAVASPAARSRSKATGIECDEGLFEVLRGMRKELADGRGVPPYVIFGDVALRQMARRYPRTDSEFLAIPGVGQQKLRQFGGQFIQVIEEWLAENDPRDFEPSGFLDPAPVRKRA; this comes from the coding sequence ATGGTGCCGCAGACCCAGTTACTTCAGTCCCTCAAAGCCGTTTTCGGCTACGATGTTTTCCGTCCCCTGCAGTCGGAAATCATTGAGTCGTCGCTGGACGGACAGGATGTGCTGGCGATACTGCCGACGGGGGGCGGGAAGAGTCTCTGCTACCAGCTGCCGGCACTCCAGCGGGAGGGGCTGACTCTTGTGGTCTCGCCCCTGATTGCCTTGATGAAGGATCAGGTCGACCAGTTGCAGGCCTCCGGCGTGGCGGCGACTTTTTTGAATTCCTCGGTGCGGGCGGGGGAGGCACGTGCCCGCCTCGAAGGGCTGGAACGGGGTGAATACAAGCTGCTTTATCTGGCTCCGGAGCGCCTGTTCCTTCCGGATTTTATGGAGAAGGTGAAGCGCTGGAAGGTTGCCGCCCTGGCCATCGACGAGGCGCACTGCATCAGCGAGTGGGGGCACGATTTTCGTCCGGAATACCGTCAACTGGCGACCATCCGTGAGCATTTGCCGGAGATTCCGGTCATCGCCCTGACCGCGACGGCGACCGACCGCGTCCAAAAGGACATCATGGAGCAGCTCCACTTGAAGGAGCCGGCCCGCTACGTGGCCAGTTTCAACCGGCCGAACCTGACCTACCGGGTGCTGCCCAAGCAACGACCAAGACGCCAAGTGCTCGACTATGTAAGCCGCAACCGGAATGTATCGGGCATTGTCTATTGCCAGTCCCGGAAGGCGGTGGAGGACTACGCGGCCGCTTTGCAGGAAGCGGGACACAAGGCCTTACCCTACCATGCCGGTCTCTCGCAGGCGGACCGGGCCTATAATCAGGAGGCCTTCATCCGGGACGATGTGCAGGTGATCTGCGCGACCATCGCCTTTGGGATGGGGATCAACAAGCCGAACGTGCGCTACGTGCTCCACGCTGACCTGCCCAAGAACATTGAGAGCTATTACCAGGAAACCGGCCGGGCCGGACGTGATGGGCTCCCTTCGGAATGTCTGCTGCTCTTCTCCGCCGGAGATATCGTTAAATATCAACACTTTATCGACCAGATGGAAGACGAGCAGGCCGCGCGAATCGCCCGCCAGCAGCTCCGTCAGATGGCCGATTTTGCCGAATTCGCCAATTGCCGGCGCAGCGCCTTGCTCCGCTATTTCGGGGAGCGCTCGGCCGAAGCGAACTGCGGTAGCTGCGATAACTGTCTGGATGACTCCGAAGAGGCAGATGTCACCATCGAGTGTCAAAAGCTGCTGAGTTGCATCTTCAGGATCAACAAGGCGGGCTACCCGATGGGCCTGAACCACGCGGTCGATGTGTTGCGTGGCTCTGAGAACGCCAAGGTGCTGGATAAGGGGCACGACAAGCTGACCACGCACGGCATCGGAATGGAGCATCCGGCGGATTACTGGCGGGTGCTCGGCAAGCAACTCATCCAGGCGGGTTACCTCTCGCTCTCCGACGACGGCTACCAGACGGTGGAACTGACGACTCAAGCCCTCAAGGCGCTGAAAGAACGGACTGCCATCCGGATGAAGCGGATTGAAACGGCTGCGGTGGCTTCACCGGCCGCGCGCTCCAGAAGCAAGGCCACCGGAATCGAGTGCGACGAGGGGCTCTTCGAGGTGCTGCGCGGGATGCGCAAGGAACTGGCCGATGGCCGTGGTGTGCCGCCCTACGTTATCTTCGGCGATGTCGCGTTGCGTCAAATGGCCCGCCGCTACCCGCGCACGGACTCCGAATTTCTCGCGATCCCGGGGGTGGGGCAGCAGAAGCTGCGTCAATTCGGCGGACAGTTTATCCAGGTGATCGAGGAATGGCTGGCCGAGAACGATCCCCGCGACTTCGAGCCCTCCGGCTTTTTGGATCCGGCTCCGGTCCGGAAGCGGGCGTGA
- a CDS encoding type II toxin-antitoxin system VapC family toxin yields the protein MEQSVILETSFLIDFERERHREPGPAMTFLRAHRDWKLYLTHTIAGELASGMSLSNRENWRQFIQPFQILSWDERVDWEYGQAYRFLQANGLLIGGNDLWIAATALAHGCPVVTANQEHFGRVPNLEVWGYR from the coding sequence ATGGAGCAATCGGTAATTCTAGAGACCAGTTTTCTCATCGACTTTGAGCGGGAGCGTCATCGAGAGCCCGGGCCGGCGATGACTTTTCTGCGGGCGCATCGAGATTGGAAACTTTACCTGACACATACCATTGCGGGGGAATTGGCTTCGGGGATGTCGCTGTCGAATCGGGAGAACTGGCGGCAGTTTATCCAACCCTTTCAAATTCTCTCTTGGGACGAGAGGGTGGATTGGGAATACGGACAGGCCTATCGCTTTCTACAGGCCAATGGACTTTTGATTGGCGGCAACGATCTCTGGATTGCCGCGACCGCACTGGCGCATGGATGTCCGGTGGTCACCGCGAATCAGGAGCATTTCGGGCGCGTGCCGAATCTCGAAGTGTGGGGCTATCGCTGA
- a CDS encoding antitoxin VapB family protein, with protein sequence MASKTISVSVSAYNRLKAHRRGSGDSFSRVILRARWDEETITAGELLEQSQTPRYFTEEELERIERAVAEDRIPEDKWSNR encoded by the coding sequence ATGGCTTCGAAAACGATCTCGGTCAGTGTCAGTGCCTATAATCGACTTAAGGCGCATCGGAGGGGGAGTGGTGATTCTTTCAGCCGGGTGATTCTGCGAGCTCGTTGGGATGAAGAGACAATCACGGCGGGCGAGCTTTTGGAACAAAGCCAGACTCCGCGCTATTTTACAGAGGAAGAACTCGAGCGGATTGAACGGGCTGTCGCCGAAGATCGCATTCCTGAAGACAAATGGAGCAATCGGTAA